The Opisthocomus hoazin isolate bOpiHoa1 chromosome 30, bOpiHoa1.hap1, whole genome shotgun sequence genome has a window encoding:
- the EFNA3 gene encoding ephrin-A3: MAARLLLPLLPLLLLRAAGDRHAVHWNSSNPHLRREGYTVQVNVNDYLDIYCPQSNVSGPARRPEQYVLYMVSAEGYRTCNASQGSKRWECNGPHAPHSPLKFSEKFQRYSAFSLGYEFRAGQEYYYISTPTHNHRRACLKMKVFVCCASTSQSGEKPAPTLPQLTLRPEVKLEDLDNFNPEVPKLEKSISGTSPKREHLPFAVAAALFLMTLLAS, translated from the exons atGGCGGCgcggctgctcctgcccctgctcccgctcctgctgctgcgggcggcgggggacCGGCACGCCGTGCACTGGAACAGCTCCAACCCGCA CCTGCGGCGGGAGGGCTACACGGTGCAGGTGAACGTCAACGACTACCTGGACATCTACTGCCCGCAGTCCAACGTGTCGGGGCCGGCGCGCCGCCCGGAGCAGTACGTGCTCTACATGGTGAGCGCCGAGGGCTACCGGACCTGCAACGCCAGCCAGGGCTCCAAGCGCTGGGAGTGCAACGGGCCCCACGCGCCCCACAGCCCCCTCAAGTTCTCCGAGAAGTTCCAGCGGTACAGCGCCTTCTCGCTGGGCTACGAGTTCCGCGCCGGGCAGGAGTACTACTACATCT CCACGCCGACGCACAACCACCGCCGCGCCTGCCTGAAGATGAAGGTCTTCGTGTGCTGCGCCTCCA CGTCGCAGTCCGGGGAGAAGCCGGCACCCACCCTGCCGCAGCTCACCCTGCGCCCCGAGGTGAAGCTCGAGGACCTGG ACAACTTCAACCCGGAGGTGCCCAAGCTGGAGAAGAGCATCAGCGGCACCAGCCCCAAGCGGGAACACCTGCCCTTCGCCGTGGCCGCCGCGCTCTTCCTCATGACGCTGCTGGCGTCCTAG